A single genomic interval of Eleutherodactylus coqui strain aEleCoq1 chromosome 3, aEleCoq1.hap1, whole genome shotgun sequence harbors:
- the JAGN1 gene encoding protein jagunal homolog 1, producing MASRAGPRATGSDGSDYQHRERVANHYQMSVSLKNEIKKLIYAHILIWVLLAAQTTVANLKLVSHDLVAMPYQWEYPYLLSIVPSLFGLFSFPRNNISYLVISMISTGLFSIAPLIYGSMEMFPMAQQLYRHGKAYRFIFGFSAVSVMYLVIVVSVQVHAWQIYYSKKLLDSWFTSTQEKKKK from the exons ATGGCTTCCCGTGCAGGTCCTCGGGCAACTGGGTCAGATGGAAGTGATTATCAACATCGAGAGAGGGTGGCCAATCATTATCAAATGAG CGTGTCTCTGAAGAATGAAATCAAGAAGCTGATCTACGCCCACATATTAATTTGGGTGCTGTTGGCAGCTCAGACAACCGTGGCCAACCTGAAACTGGTATCCCATGATTTGGTAGCCATGCCGTACCAGTGGGAGTACCCGTACCTCCTCAGCATCGTCCCCTCTCTTTTCGGATTGTTCTCCTTTCCCCGTAATAACATCAGTTACTTGGTGATCTCCATGATCAGCACCGGGCTCTTCTCCATCGCCCCCTTGATCTACGGCAGTATGGAAATGTTCCCGATGGCCCAGCAGCTGTACCGCCACGGCAAGGCTTACCGCTTCATCTTCGGCTTCTCTGCCGTGTCCGTCATGTACTTGGTTATCGTGGTGTCTGTGCAAGTTCATGCCTGGCAGATTTACTACAGCAAGAAGCTCCTGGACTCTTGGTTCACCAGTActcaggagaagaagaaaaagtag